The Silene latifolia isolate original U9 population chromosome 4, ASM4854445v1, whole genome shotgun sequence region cgggaattccgcctcatttatcttctttcctacaagacatatgaaatgcactaggaaagtaaATAGGAAGCAATTGAcgaataaaatggctatgaaatgctatattaatatgcaaaattaggttagttaggggactaaatgtgcgtaattatgacccacatcaaatatccccaaaccgaacctttacacgtcccgagtaaagaggtgactataACTAGACCCTTAtttaaattatcctaataataatataaccgatgtgagacaattagcgggtctcactccgccccttcaacttacaacaagacatctatgaggtaagatgccttcttgcaaggcaatgtggggcttgccaaaatggcgatacatccaagcattaagcacacaaaacaaataatggatgcatctacaaaagaatagccactttcctcatctaagtggcggaagcactaaaaagagaaataatctAAGGGCACATACTCCGTCATAGATACTAGTTCTATAaactactaagtctaagaggatagtAGTAAATCACCTCCTAGCAGTGTCAGACTAGGCTACGTTCGTCCACAATTACTAGATGCTTTCTTCAAGAGTAGGGTccttatggcgttagaaacactgtaggatcgcggaattcccactcttgcctagacaaaaggaagggtcgtcccctctctaccatacaACAAATATAGGACCACCAACGAATAAAAGGGTTTCAGAGTATATGAGTTTCATGATAGTAGTTTGCATTTGAGTTGTTTCCTCCCCatttttgtggcatttgacattttaagaacatttcttttgccatttttGATGATTTGACATTTTtgacttgacaattttcaactttgaTTTTGcgtttttgaacattttttagagtaaccccatttgtagcaagggtacttctataaaagtataggagtctatttttgctcctcatttcattgatgcaattgcaaacatttgactttgatttgaacttgaactcaatttgatgattttgtgcccattccccttTGGCCAGCAAAATGATAgatggtaaaaatgaaagaacggttgcatgacattgagggtcaccttggaataaacggtagacaAAGAGTTGtcacaccacaaggtattctTCACTAGGCTCTTGTGCATGGGTCGAACGATACTAGAATGACACTAAAAAGGATGTTTTAagactattcaagtgaataaagTGTTAAGTAGAAAGAGTATCTACCATGGCCTTTGCACACTTGTCAAATTTCTCATTTAGGCAGTTTCAAAAACatttctaaatgcaactatatgccatgatgcaacctaCATATATATAAGTctaaatgcaaatgcttctaccaactagtatgccatgtaatctagatgcaactcctaacaacacacaAGATGCTTGTTCAAAATTGACCTCCAGAAGGCCTATGACACTGTTGAGTGGGGTTTTGTAGCTCAGTTGTTGGAAGGCATGGGTTTCCCGGATAATTTTTCCCAAAAAGTCATGACCTGCATTCAATCCACATCCTATTCTCTGAATTTAAATGGAAGTTGCTTTGGTTTTTTTCAAGGTAAGCGAGGCCTAAGACAGGGTGATCCCATTTCCCCCCTTATATTTGCCTTGTGTATGGAGTATTTAACCAGAATGTTACATTATGCTACTGATAGATGGCCATTCCAGTACCATCCTCTCTGCAAGAGTATCAAGTTGAACCATCTAATGTTTGCAGACGACTTGTTGCTGTTTTGCAAGGGTAATGTCCAATCCATAATGTTGCTGATGagagctttttcttctttctcaAAAGCCTCTGGTCTGACCATGAATAGCTCCAAGTCGAGGTATACTACGGTGGAGTCTCTCAAACTGTTAAGGATGATATAAGACAAATCACTGGATTTAGTGAAGGTGCTATGCCTTTTAGATATCTGAGAGTGCCTGTTCAAGCTACCAGATTGACCAAAAGTGAGTGCAATGTTCTGGTGGAGAAGATGGTTAACAGGATTCGTAGCTTGGGTGCCAAGAAATTGTCATATGCAGGCAGGCTTGTATTGATAAACTCAGTCCTGAATACACTACATAACTATTGGTCGGTATTTTCCTTATCCCAAAATGTGTTGTAAAACGCATTGAGGCGATTCTTGCAGGAATTATCTATGGGATGGGACAGCTGATTTCCATAGAGTACCATCAGTGGGTTGGGATAGGGTAACTTTACCTAAAGAAGAAGGTGGATTGGGAATTAAAAGAACGGTCACCTGGAACATGGCTTCTGTTGCAAAATTGGCAGACTGGTTATATTGCAAAGCTGATAGGCTTTGGATTAGGTGGGTTAATCAGGTCCATATCAAGGGAAAGAATTGGCATGACTATGTCCCCCCTGCTGATGTGGCTTGGTCTTGGAAAAATATTTGCAAAGTAAAAGAATTGGTCAAGAATGCTTATGTAGAGGATCAATGGATGCCACGATGCTCAAGGGTTCACTATCAGAAATTGTTATGAATGGCTAAGGCATAGAGTGGTCCTCGAATCGGGCACTGTTTGTATGGAACACTGGAATGTCCCTAAACACTCCTTCATTACCTGGGTGTCCATGAATAATGGTCTTAATACCCGTGCTAAACttgcatcttttgggttctgtcaAGAGCATCATTGGTGCATTTGTGAAAACTCAGATGAAACTCAAGCTCATCTGTTCTTTCAATGTGAATACAGTCAAAGAGTCCTGCAGGCAGTTGAGAAATGGTGTGGGTTCAGTGTTGATGTTACTATGGCAGTTTTGGCATCACCTGGTAATAGAATGAAAGGCTTGAAGCAGCTGGTGCATTGTCAGCTCTGGGTCTTCTGTCACTATCATATCTGGTTGGAAAGAAACAGTGCAAGATTGCATGCAGTGGTCACGTCCCCTACTAAACTGGCTGAAAGGATAGTTGTAGAAGCTAAGATGAGAATTATGAGTAAGGTTTGCAAGTCCAAATTTGCGCAGGATAGTGTGTGGTTGAGGAAATGGGGTTGTTTAGTAACATGAGTGTATCTTAGACTTCCTCTTTTTGTTCCTTGGAACAAATCCTTGTATATCTTTTTGATTATTTAATATattcttacatttcaccaaaaaaaaaaaaactcctaacaacacataggcaTACAAACCGCaataacaaaatacaccacatcctccttgacatgtaagcccatcctcctcaaatgaataatgaaaagaaatggaagggaaatagggattagagcgatcatatcAAGctgtcttcacattcccttgctaatgcctcaaatatAGTGTcctatctatgtgagaagagaacaaaaatacaagtatatataattctacactactaaattaaagaacatgtttttggtttttgaaattttcaaatttttatggattttgtttttatgaaattaaagaacatatttttgagttttttcgaaatttttcaaatttttatgtattttggaatataaattcccatcccccactttattttggacattgtgctcaatgtacatgtaggagtaggaataaaaaggaaatacatatttttgaatttttggatttatggaaattgaagtacaaatgcaaatgcaatgatatgaatgaatgcatgctctaagtaaatgcaattatatatgacatatataacaaatgaatgtaatctaaactatactagatgatgcatgttttctattaaattggaagctaatttaaattagcttgggtcacctatgatcaaacctcccaaaACCGATTTAAGcgttatttctagtgtagaaaggaataggtttggtcattaatgactatgcatgaatgcaagtttaactatatgcaactaactacatgaaatGCAGCAGGAGCCAGGAACTAGGTCAATGATGATCAGGAAGCAGGCAACAGTCCCTGGCACACTACCCTATTAACAACCACTGCCAGGCCTGCTTTGGGAGGTCACAAGTACCAGTACAAGCtcaccaccagctgccaccttggCTAGCtaaaaccttgaccaactaaggTCAGAAAAGTCCTAAGGAGCCAGGTCTAATTCACCCTGCAATCGAGAGAAAATCAAACTAGAAGTCAAGTTGCTAAaagggacataaagcataaagtatattgccatttctggctaaacaaaGAAGGAGTTGATGCTGGGGTGCTTTTGCTTGTCTTTCCATATTTAAGATATCACCTAAGAACCAAAGTTAAGGCCCCTACTACAACAATTCATCCTTATACTCCCATCCAAGGCAACAGAGCAGCCTAGGAAGCAGCATGTCACTATCAGTGCAGAATTTCCGTTGTTTTATTGCAGTATTCTTTTAAATCATTTTGTCATCATTATAAAATATTTCCATCACTTTGTTTATGTCCTCAGAACTAATCCTGGCCCTTGGATGAGATTTCTAGGTTAAAATTTATAACAGATTTCCAAGAgggaggcctatataaggacctctccCCCAACTGCATAGAGGCAgcttttgatgaatattaaacctgagttttctctcaattttaaatctctataacttgtgcttagtctgtagttaaGAGTCAGGCTTTTTAATATCTTATGCTTAGACTGTAGGTGTTGAACAAAGTCTGTTAGTAAGGTTCATTCAGTCTTGTGCTCAGACTGTGGATTGTTTGGCTTTGCTGTTAGCTTGAGTTGGTATTTATCTGTGTTTGGCTGTGATAAATTCCAGTTTAAGTTGTCCAAATTGTTAGCTTGTTTCCCTGTGAATATTCTGTGGGAT contains the following coding sequences:
- the LOC141651697 gene encoding uncharacterized protein LOC141651697, whose product is MNSSKSRYLRVPVQATRLTKSECNVLVEKMVNRIRSLGAKKLSYAGRNYLWDGTADFHRVPSVGWDRVTLPKEEGGLGIKRTVTWNMASVAKLADWLYCKADRLWIRWVNQRINGCHDAQGFTIRNCYEWLRHRVVLESGTVCMEHWNVPKHSFITWVSMNNGLNTRAKLASFGFCQEHHWCICENSDETQAHLFFQCEYSQRVLQAVEKWCGFSVDVTMAVLASPGNRMKGLKQLVHCQLWVFCHYHIWLERNSARLHAVVTSPTKLAERIVVEAKMRIMSKVCKSKFAQDSVWLRKWGCLVT